The sequence below is a genomic window from bacterium.
CTGACGCTGCTCTCGGTCAGCGGCGCGGGGTGGAACTGCGCCGCCTCGAGCCCGCCGTCCTCGGTCTCCTGCACCTACGCCGCCAGCATTCCGGCCCAGTCCGCGGCGCCGCCGATCACGCTGGAGACCCAGGTCACCTTTCCGGCCGGCACGGAGATCGTCAACACCGCCACGGCGAGCGGCGGCGGCGGCGACCAGCCGGCCACCGGCGGCAGCTCGGGCCTGGTCTCGAACGTCGCCCCCGCGCCGGCGATGACCGCGCTTGGCGGCGGCTTCGCGCTCGCGACGTTGATCGGCATCGCGGCCCGACGCTGGCGCGCGGCGCGGCGGCGAGGGTAGCTTCGATGGGGCAATGGAGACTCGACGCGCAGACGCGAAGACCTGATCCCAGGATGAGGGGGCCTGGCGTTCGCCGCCGGACGCCGATTGCGGTTGGCATTGGCGAACCGCGCGACCGGCTCCGATTCTCTGCGTCCCTCGACGCTCTTGCGCCTCCGCGTTGATCCTCCTCTGTCAAGACCACGGCTGGCTTCGATGCCAGTGGGGGAGGGTTGCGTTCAGCCGGCACGCACGCGCGCCGAGGCGGAGACACGCGGGCTGTGATTGCCGAGCTGCGGGCAACCTGGGGACCGCGCTGCCTGCTGGCTGCGGAATTCGACGACCTGCTTGTCCACCTGACGGCGCTTCCCGCCGCGCGCCGTGGCGCGACGGCTGAGGCCGGCGATGCGGCGGCGGCATCGCGCCGCGCCGCCGCTGCTCAGCGCGGCGCGGCGGCCTGGCGCAGCAAGCGGTCCCATGCCGTTCGCTCGCGCTCGAGGGTGAGCGACTCGGCGACCCGCCGCGCGCCGGCGGCGAGGCGTTGGCGCAGGCCGGCGTCGGCGTCGAGCGTTTCGAGCCCGCTGCGCAGCGCCGCCGGCGTCCACGCCGGCAGAACGTAGGCGCTCTCGCCGTGCGTGAACAGGTCGGCCATCGCGCCGACCCGGGTGCAGAGGATCGCGCGGCCGGCGGCGGCCGCCTCGAGCACGGCATTGGGACAGCCGTCGGCCAGGCTCGGCGCGACGAAGACGTCGAGGGTCTCGAGCGCGTTCAGCGCCTCCGCGCGCGGCAACGGACCGCGGATCGCGACTCCATGGGCGCCGGGATCGGTGCAACTCCTGACGAAGGCGCCGAAGAGGCGCACCCGATCGCGCAACGCCGGGGCATCGGCGACGGCGCGCAGCAGCAGCTCGATGCCTTTCTTCGGCTGGAAGAATCCGACCGCGCCGAACAGCGGCGCGCGCGCCGCCGGCGGCCGCCAGCGGCGCTGCAGGATTTCCGGCTCGACGCCGTTGTGAATGATGGCGGTCGGCGGCATCACCGGCGCCGCGGCGCGCGCCAGGGACTCGAGGTCGCGGGCGACGAAGGTGGCGGCGCGCGCCACCCGCAGGCAGTGCTGCAACAGCGGCAGCCAGCGGGCGTCGTGCAGGTTGCGGCCGGCGTCGTTGCCGCGGAAGCCGAGGACGA
It includes:
- a CDS encoding glycosyltransferase family 4 protein; protein product: MRILVTTPEHAHLHRGGLALSVARITDGLARLGHDVTVVVFDGAGPYREDAQVPAERTTLDRAGVTLELIPHADILTAALPEELRTTARRLESAYLRLTQLADEHRPEIIVSLFPSAAGYPSALVASQRDVPLVLGFRGNDAGRNLHDARWLPLLQHCLRVARAATFVARDLESLARAAAPVMPPTAIIHNGVEPEILQRRWRPPAARAPLFGAVGFFQPKKGIELLLRAVADAPALRDRVRLFGAFVRSCTDPGAHGVAIRGPLPRAEALNALETLDVFVAPSLADGCPNAVLEAAAAGRAILCTRVGAMADLFTHGESAYVLPAWTPAALRSGLETLDADAGLRQRLAAGARRVAESLTLERERTAWDRLLRQAAAPR